A single genomic interval of Cellvibrio sp. PSBB023 harbors:
- a CDS encoding RadC family protein, whose product MGSQPTFNYSTADEVIDAAKHIMESMMEQRDTLLTSPDLVRQYLMMRLGRAEREIFCVIFLDNQNRLIAADDLFMGTIDGASVYPREVLKAALKYNAAAVLLAHNHPSGVVEPSQADQRITQRLQAALEFIDVRVLDHFVVSGTESTSFAERGLL is encoded by the coding sequence ATGGGCAGCCAACCAACATTTAATTATTCAACCGCTGACGAAGTCATTGATGCCGCAAAGCACATTATGGAATCCATGATGGAGCAGCGCGACACATTGTTAACCAGTCCGGACCTAGTCAGGCAGTATCTAATGATGCGATTGGGCAGAGCAGAGCGTGAAATATTTTGCGTTATATTTCTGGACAATCAAAATCGTTTAATTGCTGCAGACGATTTGTTTATGGGAACGATCGACGGCGCAAGTGTGTATCCAAGAGAGGTGCTTAAAGCAGCACTTAAATATAACGCGGCAGCCGTTTTGCTGGCACACAATCACCCAAGCGGGGTTGTTGAGCCAAGCCAAGCGGATCAGCGAATTACACAGCGATTGCAAGCTGCTTTGGAATTCATTGATGTTCGTGTGTTGGATCACTTTGTTGTTTCGGGCACTGAATCCACATCGTTTGCAGAGCGCGGTTTGTTGTAG
- a CDS encoding DUF6094 domain-containing protein: MALIFQRLARNFIKNGYFPTDEASISRILAMLEINSGALRLIDPCCGEGIALAECAHLCREAGATVFSSGIEFNAERAANAKTLLDHVVHADFNDCTVSSSQFNLLWLNPPYGDRITDQVVRDQDQRGRDRWEKYFLNRSLPMLSFGGLLIYIIPHYVIDRHLAKQLSRCLDSIGVYRLPENQFRQIVVMGFRRRVEGQGNSDSINLLLDVANDRNVAPELPEVPDRFYKVTTLTADQQKRPVDIRSNVPTRELVAEVIDKHACLWHDFANHFNQRTTVKRRPVRKLSDWHLALMLAAGQVSGVVESPSGRQLLVKGGTHKVKEVAVEFSEDEDGNLEEKRIATDRFVPVIKAIDVTRHSADFGNIFTIR, translated from the coding sequence ATGGCTCTTATTTTCCAGCGACTGGCACGCAACTTTATTAAGAATGGCTACTTTCCAACGGATGAGGCTTCAATCAGTCGCATCCTTGCCATGCTGGAAATCAATTCAGGCGCATTGCGCCTGATTGACCCCTGCTGTGGTGAAGGCATTGCATTAGCGGAGTGTGCGCACCTCTGCCGTGAGGCAGGTGCAACTGTATTTAGTTCAGGTATTGAATTTAATGCGGAGCGCGCAGCGAATGCGAAAACCTTGTTGGATCATGTCGTTCACGCTGATTTTAATGACTGCACAGTGTCATCGTCGCAGTTCAATTTACTCTGGCTCAACCCGCCTTATGGTGATCGCATTACTGACCAGGTGGTGCGTGATCAGGATCAGCGTGGTCGTGATCGTTGGGAGAAATACTTTCTCAATCGATCGCTACCCATGCTGTCGTTTGGTGGCTTGTTGATATACATCATTCCGCACTATGTGATTGATCGCCATTTAGCGAAGCAATTATCACGGTGTTTGGATTCAATCGGTGTGTATCGATTGCCTGAGAATCAATTTAGACAAATTGTGGTGATGGGTTTTCGCAGACGTGTTGAAGGGCAAGGCAATTCGGATTCGATCAATCTGCTGCTGGATGTGGCGAACGATCGTAATGTTGCACCGGAGCTGCCCGAAGTGCCCGACCGTTTTTATAAGGTCACAACATTGACAGCGGATCAACAAAAACGCCCTGTCGATATTCGCAGTAATGTGCCAACCCGTGAATTGGTGGCTGAAGTGATTGATAAGCATGCGTGCCTCTGGCACGACTTTGCGAATCACTTCAATCAGCGAACAACGGTGAAGCGCAGGCCTGTGCGGAAATTATCGGATTGGCACCTGGCATTAATGCTGGCTGCTGGTCAGGTTTCCGGTGTTGTTGAAAGCCCATCCGGGCGCCAACTATTGGTGAAAGGTGGAACCCACAAAGTGAAGGAAGTGGCGGTAGAGTTTTCGGAAGATGAGGATGGCAATTTGGAAGAAAAGCGTATCGCAACCGATCGCTTTGTTCCGGTTATCAAAGCCATCGATGTCACTCGACACTCTGCTGATTTCGGCAACATTTTTACGATTCGATAA
- a CDS encoding DUF3577 domain-containing protein: protein MSHTISEKNIRWFNAHTEACGYLNGLKEITPKAGQDFKPFWVSTFCMLEGNPEKPRKTYISINIVNPKVVDILKPYANQLNADSSKVFVTARISDICVEPFVYPDSSKNAGQLGVSWQANLISLIALKVGDFAVDLKKDTTTDFGVNAKQPAQPAAQDIPIVDGLFELPLVVNLDKSEPHFEETKARLKDTGYRWNSEKLAWCLASVALEKSDPVFDAKYAALKAAGYSFSASDKLWKLQAAPKQQGNYSKSQSNRQGAYQGRTQQAR from the coding sequence ATGTCACACACTATTTCTGAGAAAAACATTCGCTGGTTTAACGCTCACACTGAGGCGTGCGGTTATCTGAATGGCCTGAAGGAAATTACCCCAAAGGCCGGTCAGGATTTTAAACCGTTTTGGGTATCAACCTTTTGTATGTTGGAAGGCAATCCAGAAAAACCACGTAAGACTTACATCAGTATCAATATTGTCAATCCAAAGGTTGTCGATATCCTAAAGCCTTATGCGAACCAGCTTAATGCTGATAGCTCCAAGGTGTTTGTTACGGCACGAATTTCTGATATCTGTGTAGAGCCATTTGTCTACCCTGATAGCAGTAAGAATGCTGGTCAGTTGGGCGTTAGTTGGCAGGCCAATCTCATATCCTTGATCGCATTAAAAGTCGGGGATTTTGCGGTAGACCTGAAGAAAGATACGACGACCGATTTTGGAGTCAACGCTAAGCAGCCAGCACAACCAGCTGCTCAAGACATTCCAATTGTTGATGGGCTTTTTGAACTGCCGTTAGTGGTAAACCTGGACAAAAGCGAGCCTCATTTTGAAGAAACTAAGGCGCGCTTGAAAGACACGGGTTATCGCTGGAACAGTGAAAAACTTGCCTGGTGCTTAGCCAGTGTCGCGCTTGAGAAAAGTGACCCGGTTTTTGATGCAAAGTATGCAGCATTGAAGGCGGCAGGTTATTCGTTCTCAGCAAGTGACAAGTTGTGGAAGCTGCAAGCTGCCCCAAAGCAGCAAGGCAACTACAGCAAGTCTCAAAGCAACCGGCAGGGCGCTTATCAAGGTCGGACTCAGCAGGCTCGCTAG
- a CDS encoding complement resistance protein TraT, with protein MKSIFTLTKVLAISTVMILSGCAATNTALKKKDLDVQTRTSTAIFIDPVSPAQRTVFVDVKSSVQEFDRAVFKKLLKESFAVNDNNYQLVDDPEKAQFVLSAFVLNLEKASPSASDQALNRGFEGGGVLAGAAIGGAARGDWKGAVAGGVVGAGVEMISGALVNDITYMLVCDIQIKERTKNGALVKRATDISTRVSDAGYTQQSIDETSNMKEYRTRIVTTANKANLKLEEAAPVIYSKTASAMSGFF; from the coding sequence ATGAAGTCCATCTTTACATTAACCAAAGTACTGGCCATCTCTACAGTAATGATCTTATCGGGCTGTGCGGCCACTAACACCGCACTTAAAAAGAAAGACCTGGATGTGCAAACAAGAACAAGCACTGCGATTTTTATTGATCCGGTGTCACCTGCACAGCGCACAGTATTTGTCGATGTTAAGAGCAGCGTCCAAGAGTTCGATCGTGCAGTATTTAAAAAACTGCTAAAGGAAAGTTTTGCGGTAAACGACAATAACTATCAGTTGGTTGATGACCCTGAGAAAGCCCAGTTTGTTCTATCGGCATTTGTGTTAAATCTTGAAAAAGCATCACCCAGTGCATCCGATCAAGCGTTGAACAGAGGATTTGAAGGCGGTGGTGTGCTTGCTGGTGCCGCTATCGGTGGAGCAGCTCGTGGTGATTGGAAAGGTGCAGTAGCAGGCGGCGTGGTAGGTGCCGGTGTTGAAATGATTAGTGGTGCCCTGGTTAATGACATTACCTACATGCTGGTTTGCGATATTCAGATTAAAGAGCGCACCAAGAATGGAGCGTTAGTGAAACGAGCAACAGATATCTCAACTCGTGTTTCCGATGCTGGGTACACACAACAAAGTATTGATGAGACCAGCAACATGAAGGAATACCGCACTCGCATTGTTACAACGGCTAATAAGGCAAACCTAAAACTTGAGGAAGCCGCCCCTGTAATTTACTCAAAAACCGCTTCAGCTATGAGTGGATTTTTCTGA
- a CDS encoding antirestriction protein, translating into MSTEVASTSSIVATVVPGHLRAATLPKKFPGIFLVFESLVYRYLEVFTDDYKGGYWEFVDLSNGGFYMSLNSNARFYLSIASNGFEGEMTADAASLVVNMFAIGQLANEHKTDYLIELYHLLREFVGEHPEANRILCAID; encoded by the coding sequence ATGAGTACAGAAGTTGCTTCAACTTCATCAATAGTCGCCACTGTAGTTCCTGGTCATTTGCGCGCAGCTACTTTGCCCAAGAAATTCCCTGGCATTTTTTTAGTGTTTGAATCTCTTGTGTATCGTTACTTGGAAGTGTTTACAGATGACTACAAAGGCGGATACTGGGAATTTGTTGATTTGAGCAATGGTGGTTTTTACATGTCACTGAATTCAAATGCCCGGTTCTATTTGTCCATAGCCAGCAATGGTTTTGAAGGCGAGATGACGGCGGATGCAGCAAGCCTGGTAGTAAACATGTTTGCCATTGGCCAATTGGCTAACGAGCATAAAACAGACTATCTCATCGAGTTGTATCACCTGCTGCGTGAATTTGTGGGTGAGCATCCTGAAGCCAATCGAATCCTTTGTGCCATCGATTGA
- a CDS encoding helix-turn-helix domain-containing protein: MATSSKIPAFKVGTSWRFKREDLEKWIEEQKNDKQQ; the protein is encoded by the coding sequence ATGGCAACGTCATCGAAGATACCTGCTTTCAAAGTGGGCACATCCTGGCGATTCAAACGCGAAGACCTCGAGAAATGGATAGAAGAACAAAAAAATGACAAACAACAATAG
- a CDS encoding DUF3275 family protein, translated as MISVPGKINIRSVPGRFGSFNVGTLDCSLGSFTVKDATIEEFEEGIYEGDFVIEKIKPNSYFSGGRMVVEIRAALSAIMIAKHAIPSPAQHESLEQDPLIEDYNGNEPEPVPPPAIPFEVNALGEVDDDEGLAKLFGALWPVGSVVKLDPTVGRASLRQQCDYLKQSGYKYDAPNLTWKKGV; from the coding sequence ATGATTTCTGTACCCGGAAAAATCAACATTCGCTCAGTGCCCGGTCGCTTCGGTTCTTTTAACGTTGGCACCTTGGACTGTTCGCTTGGCTCATTCACCGTAAAAGACGCCACAATCGAAGAATTCGAGGAGGGTATTTATGAAGGTGATTTTGTTATCGAGAAAATCAAACCCAACAGCTACTTTTCAGGTGGCCGGATGGTGGTTGAAATTCGCGCGGCACTCAGTGCAATCATGATTGCGAAACATGCGATTCCTTCGCCTGCGCAACATGAGTCTTTAGAGCAAGATCCTTTGATAGAAGATTACAACGGTAATGAGCCTGAACCTGTTCCGCCTCCAGCAATACCTTTCGAGGTAAATGCTCTGGGTGAAGTGGATGATGACGAAGGGCTCGCTAAATTATTTGGCGCGCTTTGGCCTGTAGGTTCCGTTGTAAAACTTGATCCTACGGTGGGTCGTGCTTCATTGCGGCAGCAGTGTGATTACCTGAAACAATCAGGCTACAAGTATGACGCGCCTAATCTTACCTGGAAAAAAGGAGTGTAA
- the csrA gene encoding carbon storage regulator CsrA, whose protein sequence is MLILTRKPAEALVISGGIRVHVMGVNGNQVRIGIEAPKDVEVDREEIYLRKQQEKNHKKNQQ, encoded by the coding sequence ATGTTAATTTTAACCCGTAAACCAGCTGAGGCGCTGGTCATCAGTGGTGGTATCCGTGTGCACGTCATGGGAGTGAATGGAAACCAGGTGCGTATTGGAATTGAGGCTCCAAAGGATGTGGAGGTAGACCGCGAAGAAATTTATCTACGAAAACAACAGGAGAAAAATCACAAAAAAAATCAGCAGTAA
- a CDS encoding SNF2-related protein: protein MLNETINTQAGDTETATPVPELANELPANVIALQEFIRDFGADLLAAVERDNPPVYSREVVYEQRDAVLQGLLRKPFEAQADAVRALAALLFDQNERAAILNAEMGTGKTMMAISLAAIALKQDMRHVLVISPPHLVYKWRREIQETIKGARVWVLNGPDTLGKLLKLREQLRVAPSDAPEFFIIGRVRMRLGYHWRHAVALRKFRRLVCEDQTGEGSRKFALATEHPACPHCGEFVRDEDGGLFSMADIESQTKQLRCRKCAMGLWSLMRPKSTSCDQGEVVKKALCQLPTIGPKTADRLISAFGAKMLEGMLADNIYEFVNLMDENGELVFSDRQASRMERALATTEFSFGQGGYQATEFLKRYIPKGFIDLLVVDEGHEYKNEGSAQGQAMGVLASLSRKVLLLTGTLMGGYASDLFFLLWRIMPQRMIELGYRCSERGSMASASMAFMREHGVLKDICKIKEGDNHRTARGKRITVNTVKGPGFGPLGIAQCVLPFTVFLKLKDIGQKVLPPYVERYVDIEMDSDQRQHYVNLERSLSNELKQGLAKGDNSLLGVVLNTLLAWPDCCFRPETVKHPRTRQLLAFVPSVFDEHRESPKETWLKDYCLEQQQAGRKVLVYTSYTGKRDTSSRLKDILVNAGLKVAVLKATVATEKREDWVADQVDKGIDVLICNPELVKTGLDLLEFPSIVFMQTGYNVYTLMQAARRSWRIGQQHGVEVVFLGYAQSAQSRCLALMAEKIAVSQSTSGDIPESGLDSLNQRGDSIEMAMARDLIAA from the coding sequence ATGCTCAATGAAACTATTAATACCCAAGCAGGCGATACCGAAACTGCAACACCTGTTCCTGAATTGGCTAATGAACTCCCTGCAAATGTAATAGCCCTGCAGGAATTTATTCGTGATTTTGGCGCAGATTTATTAGCGGCTGTTGAACGTGACAACCCACCTGTGTATTCGCGTGAGGTTGTTTATGAACAGCGCGACGCTGTGTTGCAAGGTTTATTGCGAAAACCGTTTGAAGCGCAAGCGGATGCGGTTAGAGCACTCGCGGCATTATTGTTCGACCAGAACGAGCGTGCTGCAATTTTGAATGCAGAAATGGGCACCGGCAAGACGATGATGGCGATCAGCTTGGCCGCCATCGCACTCAAGCAAGACATGCGACACGTCTTGGTCATTAGCCCACCCCACTTAGTTTACAAGTGGCGGCGCGAAATCCAGGAGACGATTAAGGGTGCAAGAGTCTGGGTGCTTAATGGCCCAGACACTCTCGGCAAGTTACTCAAATTGCGCGAGCAGTTGCGAGTAGCGCCTAGTGATGCACCCGAGTTTTTTATTATCGGTCGTGTGCGTATGCGTTTGGGGTATCACTGGCGCCATGCTGTGGCATTGCGGAAGTTTCGTCGCTTGGTCTGTGAAGATCAAACCGGCGAAGGCTCTCGCAAGTTTGCACTGGCAACAGAGCACCCAGCCTGCCCGCATTGTGGTGAGTTTGTGCGCGATGAAGATGGCGGCCTGTTTTCCATGGCTGACATCGAATCGCAAACTAAACAGCTACGCTGCCGCAAATGTGCAATGGGTTTATGGTCACTCATGCGCCCCAAATCCACATCATGCGATCAAGGCGAAGTCGTTAAAAAAGCCTTGTGCCAATTGCCAACCATCGGCCCTAAAACTGCCGACCGGCTAATCAGTGCCTTTGGTGCAAAAATGCTGGAAGGTATGTTGGCCGATAACATCTATGAGTTTGTAAACCTCATGGATGAAAACGGCGAGCTGGTATTTTCCGACCGGCAAGCGTCACGAATGGAGCGCGCACTGGCAACCACCGAGTTCAGTTTTGGGCAAGGTGGATACCAGGCAACCGAGTTCCTCAAGCGTTACATCCCCAAGGGTTTTATTGACCTGCTGGTGGTGGACGAAGGGCACGAGTACAAGAACGAAGGTAGCGCGCAAGGCCAGGCAATGGGTGTGTTAGCGTCGCTCTCGCGTAAGGTGTTGTTATTGACTGGTACGCTCATGGGTGGCTATGCCAGTGACTTGTTCTTTTTGCTGTGGCGAATCATGCCCCAGCGAATGATCGAGTTAGGGTATCGCTGCAGTGAGCGTGGCTCTATGGCATCCGCTTCGATGGCATTTATGCGTGAGCACGGTGTGCTCAAGGATATCTGCAAAATCAAAGAGGGTGACAACCATCGCACTGCGCGCGGTAAACGGATTACGGTTAATACCGTTAAGGGGCCGGGGTTTGGGCCACTAGGTATTGCACAGTGTGTTTTGCCTTTTACGGTGTTCTTGAAGTTGAAGGACATCGGGCAGAAAGTGTTGCCGCCCTACGTTGAGCGCTATGTTGATATCGAGATGGATAGCGACCAGCGCCAGCACTATGTAAACCTTGAGCGAAGCCTAAGCAATGAGTTAAAGCAAGGCTTAGCGAAGGGCGATAACAGCTTGCTCGGCGTGGTGTTAAACACACTTCTAGCATGGCCGGATTGCTGCTTTCGCCCGGAGACGGTCAAGCATCCGCGAACCAGGCAACTCTTGGCATTTGTTCCCAGTGTGTTTGATGAGCACAGGGAATCGCCGAAAGAAACCTGGCTCAAGGATTACTGCTTGGAGCAACAGCAAGCAGGCCGCAAAGTGTTGGTTTACACCAGCTATACCGGTAAGCGCGATACTTCATCGCGCCTAAAGGACATACTGGTAAACGCTGGGCTTAAAGTAGCTGTTCTCAAAGCAACGGTAGCCACAGAGAAGCGCGAAGACTGGGTAGCCGACCAAGTCGATAAGGGTATTGATGTACTCATCTGCAATCCGGAGCTGGTTAAAACCGGTCTGGATCTGCTGGAGTTCCCATCGATTGTCTTTATGCAGACTGGGTACAACGTTTACACCCTCATGCAAGCCGCTCGCCGCTCCTGGCGAATTGGTCAGCAGCACGGGGTGGAAGTGGTGTTCCTCGGCTATGCCCAATCTGCCCAAAGCCGATGTTTGGCGTTGATGGCAGAGAAGATTGCAGTAAGCCAATCCACCTCGGGGGATATTCCGGAGTCAGGTTTGGATTCACTCAATCAGCGCGGGGATAGCATTGAAATGGCGATGGCTAGGGATTTAATCGCCGCGTAA